Below is a genomic region from Coleofasciculaceae cyanobacterium.
GAAAAAATTATTAGTAACAGGAGCAAGTGGTTTTTTAGGCTGGAATTTATGTCAATATGCCCAAACAGATTGGAAAGTATATGGAACTTATTTTAGCCACGAAGTAACAATAACTGGGGCAACTTTATCGAAAACTGATTTAAAAGATTTTTCTGCTTTAGATCAATTATTTAAAGAAATAAAACCTGATGCAGTAATTCATACTGCCGCGGCTTCTAAACCGAATTTTTGCCAAACTCATCGAGAAGAATCTTATGCTATCAACGTTACTGCTGCGGTAAATATTGCTCGTTTGTGTAGTGAAAATAATCTTCCCTGCGCCTTTACCTCAACAGATTTAGTCTTTGATGGCAAACATCCTTTATATAAAGAAACCGATCCTGTTTGTCCGATAAATTATTACGGAGAACAAAAAGTAGTAGCCGAACAAAAAATGAGCGAAATTTATCCCGCGATCGCTTTATGTCGAATGCCTTTGATGTTTGGGTTAGCTTCCCCTGTTTCTCCTAGCTTTGTCCAGGGTATGGTTAATAACTTAAAAGCTGGCAAAGTAACAAACTTATTTACCGATGAATTTAGGACTCCCGCTAGTGCTAAGGCTGCATCGCAAGGATTATTATTAGCTATAGAAAAACAAGTACAAGGAGTTTTACACCTGGGAGGCAAAGATC
It encodes:
- a CDS encoding NAD(P)-dependent oxidoreductase is translated as MKKLLVTGASGFLGWNLCQYAQTDWKVYGTYFSHEVTITGATLSKTDLKDFSALDQLFKEIKPDAVIHTAAASKPNFCQTHREESYAINVTAAVNIARLCSENNLPCAFTSTDLVFDGKHPLYKETDPVCPINYYGEQKVVAEQKMSEIYPAIALCRMPLMFGLASPVSPSFVQGMVNNLKAGKVTNLFTDEFRTPASAKAASQGLLLAIEKQVQGVLHLGGKDRISRYNFGLLLANILQLSTDLIQPGKQADVIMVAPRSPDTSLDSTKAFALGYQPLSLKQELNKILL